From the genome of Papaver somniferum cultivar HN1 chromosome 2, ASM357369v1, whole genome shotgun sequence, one region includes:
- the LOC113352781 gene encoding uncharacterized protein LOC113352781, translating to MEDIHFEKISDEQREEMETQITEAEVVVAIKQMETNRAPGTDGFPIEFYTHFWATTKDDLMSMIIDSILLANEFIDSKVRDGSNGWLFKLDVEKAYDKVNWGFLDTIMSKMGMGQKWRRWIKTLISTTHFSIFLNGTPGNQCNSFRGLPQGDPLSPFLFILFMEGLCKMVQKLEVNGLYKGFTVKANGTQLSHLLFADDTIFFSSDDAQQILNIRALLICFQISSGLSVNPIKSSAIRFGETIFDDVVENSLRCNFEELPIKYLWMPAGAQYRSKNIWDSVVERMEKKLRGWQGMFLSYGGRLVLIKSVLSTLAIYLMSVYSMPTSVEKKINKIMRNFLWGRDATNKKYDLVSWDKVCMDKEFGGLGIRKLQIINDALLCK from the exons ATGGAGGATATACATTTTGAAAAAATAAGTGATGAACAGAGGGAGGAAATGGAAACACAAATCACTGAAGCAGAAGTCGTGGTGGCTATTAAACAGATGGAAACTAATAGAGCTCCGGGGACTGACGGCTTCCCTATCGAGTTCTACACTCACTTCTGGGCTACTACAAAAGATGACTTGATGAGCATG ATCATAGACAGTATTTTATTAGCGAATGAATTCATCGATTCTAAAGTGAGGGATGGATCGAACGGATGGTTGTTCAAATTGGATGTCGAGAAGGCATATGACAAAGTAAACTGGGGTTTCTTGGACACTATCATGAGCAAAATGGGAATGGGTCAGAAATGGAGAAGATGGATCAAGACTTTAATATCGACAACTCACTTCTCTATTTTCCTCAATGGCACGCCTGGGAATCAATGCAACAGTTTTAGGGGGTTGCCACAGGGAGACCctctctctccttttctttttatACTGTTCATGGAGGGACTTTGCAAGATGGTCCAAAAATTAGAGGTCAATGGGTTATATAAAGGATTCACAGTCAAGGCCAATGGTACACAACTATCACATCTTTTGTTTGCGGACGACACAATCTTCTTCTCGAGTGATGATGCACaacaaattctcaatattagggCTCTCCTAATTTGTTTTCAAATAAGCTCAGGACTTAGTGTCAATCCTATAAAGAGTTCCGCAATTAGGTTTGGAGAAACAATTTTCGATGATGTTGTTGAAAATAGCCTTCGATGCAATTTCGAGGAGTTACCTATTAAATATCTATGGATGCCAGCAGGAGCCCAGTATAGAAGCAAGAATATTTGGGATTCAGTTGTAGAGAGGATGGAAAAGAAACTTCGTGGGTGGCAGGGGATGTTCTTGTCATATGGCGGTAGATTAGTATTGATCAAAAGTGTTTTGAGCACACTTGCCATTTATCTCATGTCAGTTTATTCGATGCCGACGTCAGTCGAGAAGAAGATTAACAAGATAATGCGGAACTTTCTTTGGGGAAGGGATGCCACCAATAAGAAATATGATTTAGTCTCATGGGATAAGGTGTGCATGGACAAAGAATTTGGAGGACTAGGCATTCGAAAGCTGCAGATAATAAATGACGCTTTACTGTGCAAATGA
- the LOC113352782 gene encoding uncharacterized protein LOC113352782 translates to MIDKTNSWNVHGLGDKDKRIVIKSVLLKWNPDVVLLQETKLQDFSVQLRREVWCHPDVDYCYIPSRGTKGGISILWRKDKIDLIDKLEEIHSLSCMFRSKTSHLEFYISNIYAPNDRKDRRTLWRELREVMGIWSIPGFLGGDWNVTKSIEDRNRDRGVSRVMRDFISFITNHDLVDLPLSGAKYTWSNFRENPYCSKIDRFLLNSLWEAMFPYTIQSAKPRPVSDHTPLLLSTTMVNTGARPFKFEIIWLESAKLKDKMQVWWSNLTFNGNLGYVFRKKLMAIKEYLKVWNKECFGKVCKNMDELLVQIQETDIVDEVGVATLEECINRVNLKKDYIKWENMEHKRIKNKTKG, encoded by the coding sequence ATGATAGATAAAACAAATTCGTGGAACGTACATGGTCTAGGGGACAAAGATAAAAGAATAGTCATCAAATCAGTACTTTTGAAATGGAATCCTGATGTGGTATTacttcaagaaacaaaactccAAGATTTTTCTGTTCAGCTCAGAAGAGAGGTTTGGTGCCACCCTGATGTAGATTATTGTTACATACCTTCTAGGGGAACTAAGGGTGGGATTAGTATATTATGGAGGAAGGATAAAATCGATCTCATCGACAAACTGGAAGAAATTCATTCTTTATCTTGTATGTTCAGGTCGAAGACGTCACATTTGGAGTTCTACATATCAAATATATATGCCCCAAATGACAGGAAAGACAGGAGAACACTATGGAGGGAACTAAGAGAGGTCATGGGGATATGGAGTATTCCTGGATTCTTAGGAGGGGATTGGAATGTTACAAAATCAATTGAAGATAGAAATAGAGATCGAGGAGTTAGTCGGGTTATGCGAGATTTCATAAGTTTCATCACCAACCATGATCTGGTGGACTTGCCCCTTAGTGGTGCTAAGTACACTTGGTCTAACTTTCGAGAAAACCCATATTGCAGTAAAATTGATAGATTTCTGCTAAATTCATTATGGGAAGCCATGTTCCCGTATACTATTCAGAGTGCAAAGCCGAGGCCTGTGTCAGATCATACTCCATTATTGTTGTCGACAACTATGGTAAATACAGGTGCAAGACCGTTCAAATTTGAAATTATATGGTTGGAAAGTGCTAAATTGAAAGATAAGATGCAAGTATGGTGGAGTAACCTCACTTTTAATGGGAACCTTGGATATGTGTTCCGTAAGAAACTGATGGCAATCAAGGAATACCTTAAAGTTTGGAATAAAGAGTGCTTTGGAAAGGTATGCAAGAATATGGATGAGCTACTTGTACAGATACAAGAGACGGATATCGTTGATGAGGTAGGTGTAGCAACTCTCGAAGAGTGTATTAATAGGGTTAATCTTAAAAAGGACTATATCAAATGGGAAAACATGGAGCACAAAAGGATTAAAAACAAGACAAAAGGATAG